The [Bacillus] selenitireducens MLS10 genome includes a region encoding these proteins:
- a CDS encoding ATP-binding cassette domain-containing protein — MTGLIRRIISLFGDHRGISLMILLFLIIELSFLAFLPLSLMLLIDYAIVPEDLSMLMLLIGIIITGTVVTSVLGMIRIRRYASVVSDIMTALYNRIFTHLQRLPLRFFKETRSGDILARYNTDLSAVESLLIPFPQLVMATLNLAVNIVILFTLQWQLAGLVLIGFGLSFILPNYLSRQAFDASRTHKASQASINAHAQENIQGQETIKAFGLQKRMIERFKAEAEAVRKASREANFLNYLLDRATEIGVMIVIVITICTGAVFAYYDMITIGSLSAFVTILVTMSFLISDITWLAPQLVQAQAGIARIDELLRETPARESGDAVIGSLKKGITFDHVSFSYDGRKRHLKDAHLFLPSGAFTSFVGASGSGKSTIMNLMMRYYEPVEGNLYWDDTAFPEIQDEAFQKEVGIVSQDTFLFNLSIRENIRLGRADASDGEVEQAAADAGIHETILSFPDGYDTLAGERGGNLSGGQRQRIAIARAMIKKPSLMFLDEATSALDPASEQEILQVIRTLAKGRTVVSITHRLTTSEPGDRIVVLDEGQITETGLHTDLVHGGGPYEALYAKQSGFHFSDDGQEAYVSGERLRAIPLLSDVDTALLDDLSGFFITETIAKDQRVITEGEEGDKFYLIVRGKARVDKQIDGAVTTLARLSDGDFFGEIALLKNVPRTASITAETPLIVLSLQRKMFQVLLKRAPELRKQLEKRL, encoded by the coding sequence ATGACAGGACTGATCAGGCGCATCATCTCCCTGTTTGGTGATCATCGCGGCATTTCGCTCATGATTCTCCTGTTTCTGATCATTGAGCTGTCCTTTCTCGCCTTCCTGCCGCTCAGTCTGATGCTGTTGATTGATTACGCCATCGTCCCTGAGGATTTGTCCATGCTCATGCTTCTGATCGGGATCATCATTACCGGCACCGTCGTCACCTCCGTACTCGGCATGATCCGGATCCGGCGCTACGCATCAGTCGTCAGTGACATTATGACTGCCTTATACAACCGGATTTTCACCCATCTGCAGCGGCTCCCTCTCCGCTTTTTCAAGGAGACCCGCTCAGGGGACATTCTCGCCCGCTACAATACCGATCTGTCCGCGGTGGAGTCCCTTCTGATTCCCTTTCCGCAGCTTGTCATGGCCACACTGAACCTCGCTGTGAATATCGTGATCCTGTTCACTCTTCAGTGGCAGCTCGCCGGACTCGTCCTCATCGGGTTCGGGCTAAGCTTCATCCTGCCGAACTACCTGAGCCGGCAGGCGTTTGATGCGAGCCGCACCCATAAAGCAAGCCAGGCCTCGATCAACGCGCACGCCCAGGAGAACATCCAGGGACAGGAGACCATTAAGGCATTCGGTCTCCAAAAGCGGATGATTGAGCGATTTAAGGCGGAAGCTGAAGCGGTGCGGAAGGCTTCAAGGGAAGCGAACTTTCTGAATTATCTGCTTGACCGCGCCACGGAAATCGGCGTCATGATCGTCATTGTCATCACAATCTGTACCGGTGCCGTCTTTGCCTATTATGACATGATCACCATCGGATCCCTGTCAGCATTCGTCACGATCCTTGTCACGATGAGCTTTCTTATCTCGGATATCACCTGGCTTGCCCCCCAGCTCGTGCAGGCACAGGCCGGCATCGCCCGCATTGACGAACTGTTACGGGAAACACCGGCACGAGAGAGCGGTGACGCGGTCATCGGCTCCTTGAAGAAGGGGATCACCTTTGATCATGTCTCGTTCAGCTACGACGGGCGAAAACGCCATTTGAAGGATGCCCATCTGTTCTTGCCATCCGGCGCCTTCACATCCTTCGTCGGGGCAAGCGGATCCGGAAAAAGCACGATCATGAACCTGATGATGCGCTACTACGAACCGGTGGAAGGCAACCTGTACTGGGACGATACCGCCTTCCCCGAGATTCAGGACGAAGCCTTTCAAAAGGAAGTCGGCATCGTCTCTCAGGACACCTTTCTCTTTAATCTCTCCATCCGGGAAAACATCCGTCTCGGAAGGGCCGACGCCTCTGACGGGGAAGTGGAACAGGCTGCGGCAGATGCAGGGATCCACGAGACGATTCTGAGCTTCCCTGACGGGTACGACACCCTCGCCGGTGAGCGGGGCGGCAACCTGTCCGGCGGGCAGCGCCAGCGCATTGCCATTGCCCGCGCCATGATCAAAAAGCCGTCTCTCATGTTCCTTGATGAGGCGACGTCTGCCCTGGACCCGGCCTCCGAGCAGGAGATTCTGCAGGTCATCCGGACCCTTGCAAAAGGGCGGACCGTCGTCTCGATTACACATCGCCTGACCACATCCGAGCCCGGCGACCGGATCGTCGTCCTCGATGAAGGGCAGATTACGGAAACCGGCCTTCATACGGACCTCGTCCATGGCGGCGGTCCGTATGAAGCCCTGTATGCCAAGCAAAGCGGCTTTCACTTCAGTGATGACGGTCAGGAAGCCTACGTCAGCGGCGAACGCCTCCGGGCGATTCCGCTCCTTTCAGACGTCGACACGGCTCTCCTTGATGATCTATCCGGCTTTTTCATTACCGAGACGATCGCCAAAGATCAACGGGTGATCACAGAGGGCGAAGAAGGCGACAAGTTCTATCTGATTGTCCGCGGGAAAGCACGGGTCGACAAGCAGATCGACGGGGCCGTCACGACCCTCGCGAGACTCAGTGACGGGGACTTCTTCGGCGAAATTGCGCTCTTAAAGAACGTCCCGAGAACCGCCTCCATCACGGCCGAAACGCCGCTCATCGTCCTGTCTTTGCAACGCAAGATGTTCCAGGTGCTCTTAAAGCGGGCCCCTGAACTGAGAAAACAGCTCGAAAAGCGGCTCTGA
- the argS gene encoding arginine--tRNA ligase: MSQVEDIKDQLKTELVQAVVEAGLAKEEEIPEVVIETPKDKSHGDYASNLAMQLARVAKKAPKQIAEDIQANLDLEAASVETVEIAGPGFLNFTMKKDYLADVVKAVLAKQDDFGSTDVGNGKKIQVEFVSANPTGTLHLGHARGAAVGDALCHILDKAGYDVTREYYINDAGNQIDNLALSLEARYLQALGEEADMPEDGYQGKDIIGFAEELVDTYGDRFKDADPANRQAFFREFGLKRELDKLKNDLNDYRVHFDVWFSETSVYENGQVEEILEDLKARDKTYEHEGATWFRSTDYGDDKDRVLVKGDGSYTYLTPDIAYHNDKFKRGFDEVINIWGADHHGYIARMKAAVQALGYDEEQLSVQIIQMVNLFENGEKVKMSKRTGKAVTMRELMEEVGIDATRYFFAMRAADTHLDFDLDLAKSQSNENPVFYVQYAHARICSMIRQAKEKGFEPDPSADLTKLTSEKEHDLMKKLGEFPEAVADAASRRLPHRITNYVHELAQALHSFYNADKVITDDEALTKARLALVEAVRITLRNGLSLVGVSAPEKM; this comes from the coding sequence ATGAGTCAAGTGGAGGATATCAAAGACCAGTTAAAAACCGAGCTCGTACAGGCCGTTGTAGAAGCCGGTTTGGCTAAAGAGGAAGAGATTCCGGAGGTGGTCATCGAGACGCCGAAGGACAAATCACACGGAGACTATGCGTCAAACCTTGCCATGCAGCTTGCGAGAGTGGCAAAAAAAGCACCGAAACAGATCGCGGAAGACATTCAGGCCAACCTTGACCTTGAAGCAGCTTCTGTGGAAACGGTGGAAATCGCGGGTCCGGGCTTTCTGAATTTCACGATGAAGAAAGATTACCTCGCAGACGTGGTCAAAGCCGTCCTTGCGAAACAGGACGACTTCGGATCGACGGACGTCGGGAACGGTAAAAAGATCCAGGTGGAGTTTGTCTCCGCCAACCCGACCGGCACCCTGCATCTCGGACATGCCAGAGGAGCGGCCGTCGGGGATGCCCTCTGCCACATTCTTGATAAAGCAGGGTACGATGTGACCCGTGAATACTACATCAATGATGCAGGCAACCAGATCGACAACCTGGCCCTCTCTCTTGAGGCCCGTTACTTGCAGGCGTTGGGTGAGGAAGCGGACATGCCGGAAGACGGCTATCAGGGCAAAGACATTATCGGCTTCGCAGAAGAGCTCGTCGATACGTACGGAGATCGATTTAAGGACGCCGATCCTGCCAATCGCCAGGCTTTTTTCCGGGAATTCGGCTTAAAGCGGGAGCTCGATAAACTGAAGAACGATCTGAACGACTACAGGGTCCATTTCGACGTCTGGTTCTCTGAGACATCGGTCTATGAGAACGGGCAGGTGGAAGAGATCCTTGAAGATTTGAAAGCCCGGGACAAGACGTATGAACACGAAGGCGCAACCTGGTTCCGCTCAACGGACTACGGCGATGACAAAGACCGGGTGCTTGTTAAAGGAGACGGCAGCTACACGTACCTCACTCCGGACATCGCCTATCACAACGATAAGTTCAAACGCGGTTTTGATGAAGTCATCAATATCTGGGGAGCCGATCACCACGGCTATATCGCACGAATGAAAGCGGCTGTTCAGGCGCTCGGGTATGATGAAGAGCAGCTGAGCGTGCAGATCATTCAGATGGTGAACCTGTTTGAGAACGGGGAAAAGGTGAAGATGAGTAAACGTACCGGCAAGGCCGTTACGATGCGCGAACTGATGGAAGAGGTGGGGATCGACGCCACCCGCTATTTCTTCGCCATGCGGGCCGCGGATACGCATCTTGACTTTGACCTGGACCTTGCGAAGTCCCAGTCCAACGAAAACCCGGTTTTCTACGTGCAGTATGCCCATGCCCGCATCTGCAGCATGATCCGTCAGGCGAAAGAGAAAGGCTTCGAACCGGATCCGTCCGCGGATCTCACAAAGCTCACGTCAGAGAAAGAGCACGATCTGATGAAGAAGCTCGGAGAATTCCCGGAAGCCGTCGCCGATGCGGCGTCGCGCCGGTTGCCGCACCGGATCACAAACTACGTGCATGAACTCGCCCAGGCGCTGCACAGCTTTTACAATGCAGACAAGGTGATCACCGACGACGAAGCGCTGACGAAAGCACGCCTCGCACTTGTTGAAGCCGTGAGAATCACCCTCAGGAACGGCCTGAGTCTGGTTGGCGTATCAGCACCTGAAAAAATGTAA
- a CDS encoding XapX domain-containing protein — translation MWQEVLLALLAGAIVGFLFGVIKLPIPAPPALPGVMGIFGVYLGFKLFQWVSTNFFA, via the coding sequence ATGTGGCAAGAGGTATTACTCGCACTGCTCGCCGGTGCCATCGTCGGATTCCTGTTCGGCGTCATTAAGCTCCCGATTCCCGCACCGCCGGCTCTTCCTGGTGTGATGGGCATTTTCGGCGTGTATTTAGGATTCAAACTGTTTCAGTGGGTGTCTACAAACTTTTTTGCATAA
- the speE gene encoding polyamine aminopropyltransferase: MLPKSVRHIDGELWYSVYEGDNASLNYRVRKILHEEQTPYQHLMVLDTYDFGPVLVLDHILQTTTLDGFIYNEMITHMPLAIHPEPKDVLIIGGGDLGAANEAVKYDSVERVDMVEIDEAVVRLSRKFIPGVAGTGELDPRIHILYEDGVKYMAEADKQYDIIIIDSSDPVGPAVELFSQPFYEQVHKRLKPDGIMSCQSLSPVFNMFYLQHIRDVLGLFFNDVKTYSATIPTYNGGLYSFTLGLKKPPRDYKGLEPQGENRYVTPAILEKSFIQPLYVQEDLKMEEIHDV, from the coding sequence ATGTTACCGAAAAGCGTAAGACACATCGACGGCGAGCTCTGGTACAGCGTATATGAAGGCGACAATGCATCACTGAACTACCGGGTCCGCAAGATCCTCCATGAGGAACAGACCCCCTATCAGCACCTGATGGTCCTTGATACGTATGATTTCGGGCCGGTGCTGGTTCTTGATCATATACTCCAAACGACGACACTCGACGGCTTTATCTATAATGAAATGATTACACATATGCCCCTCGCCATCCATCCTGAACCAAAAGACGTGCTGATCATCGGCGGGGGTGATCTTGGCGCAGCCAATGAAGCCGTCAAATACGACAGCGTGGAACGGGTCGATATGGTAGAGATCGACGAAGCCGTCGTCAGGCTGAGCCGCAAATTTATCCCGGGTGTGGCAGGAACGGGTGAGCTCGATCCGCGCATTCACATTCTCTACGAAGACGGCGTCAAATATATGGCCGAAGCCGACAAACAGTATGACATCATCATTATCGATTCATCAGACCCTGTCGGTCCGGCTGTCGAACTTTTCTCCCAGCCGTTTTACGAACAGGTCCATAAACGCCTGAAACCCGACGGCATCATGAGCTGCCAGAGCCTGTCTCCGGTCTTTAATATGTTCTATCTCCAGCATATCCGCGACGTACTCGGGCTCTTCTTCAATGACGTGAAAACTTACAGCGCGACGATTCCGACCTACAACGGCGGTCTCTATTCCTTCACCCTCGGTCTGAAGAAACCGCCGCGGGACTACAAGGGGCTCGAGCCACAGGGCGAGAACCGCTATGTCACGCCGGCCATTCTCGAAAAAAGCTTCATTCAGCCGCTCTATGTCCAGGAAGATTTGAAAATGGAGGAAATCCATGACGTATAA
- a CDS encoding GntR family transcriptional regulator has product MLSIDIRSRVPIYEQLMEQLKTQIINDVIADDEQLPSVRNLAQELTINPNTIQKAYRELEREGYIYSMPGRGRFVSPKTHNQNEERLQMLKEDLEKLIAEFVYLGGRKEDILQMMDPLIESEEGEGGEPS; this is encoded by the coding sequence ATGCTTTCCATTGATATTCGCAGCCGTGTTCCGATTTATGAACAGCTGATGGAACAGCTGAAGACGCAGATCATTAACGACGTCATCGCGGACGATGAGCAGCTCCCTTCTGTCCGGAACCTCGCACAGGAGCTGACAATCAATCCGAATACGATCCAAAAAGCGTACCGGGAGCTCGAGAGGGAAGGCTATATTTATTCGATGCCTGGCAGGGGGCGCTTTGTTTCCCCGAAGACCCACAATCAGAACGAGGAGCGGTTACAGATGCTGAAAGAAGACCTTGAAAAACTCATTGCTGAATTTGTTTACCTCGGCGGGCGAAAGGAAGACATCCTGCAGATGATGGATCCGCTCATTGAATCAGAAGAAGGAGAAGGAGGTGAACCGTCATGA
- a CDS encoding methyl-accepting chemotaxis protein: MGIRNKMMAISAVLLLVPGLIVGTTAYYTANEGLNESGETTIENAVTMALMLIDSMDQQVEAGTISLDDAQEQVREYLMGEAREDGTREITTDIDLGENGYFVIYDEEGTEILHPSLEGENVWDVQDEQGRFLVQDQIQAAQEGGGFTFYSWEFPNDPDRVGEKIMYNELDPNWDWVVTAGSYMEDYNAASNAILWTVVWTLSGALILGGVAIFFFARSISRPVGEVRDQLKAMSDNNLVLDDLPEGRKDEFGDLARSMNQMKGNTRNMVERIIDYAGQLASSSEQLTASSEETTKATEQVTESISTISESSTDQSDMANAMQEDVMDVSEVIARIQANMKKVNDAVEDTTSRIEEGKHQVDDSSEKMTLIQEQTSTAAASIHELGKKSQEIEGILGLITDISEQTNLLALNAAIEAARAGEHGKGFAVVADEVRKLAEESNQSAGKISRLVEEIQQDISKATHVMKENEARVDEGRDSIALTGEAFDKIASSKDTIVSMSGEVSKHISSANSTTGKVVEAVMKTVQGVEETSQEVASIASSAEEQTASMEEVASAAAALSQIAEDLDDIVHVFKT; encoded by the coding sequence ATGGGAATCAGAAATAAGATGATGGCGATTTCGGCGGTGTTGTTGCTTGTGCCGGGATTGATTGTAGGGACAACGGCGTATTATACGGCGAATGAGGGCTTGAATGAGTCAGGAGAGACGACGATTGAGAACGCCGTCACGATGGCGCTCATGCTGATTGACAGCATGGATCAGCAGGTCGAGGCAGGAACCATCAGCCTTGACGACGCCCAGGAACAGGTGCGGGAATACCTGATGGGTGAGGCGAGAGAGGACGGGACCCGTGAGATCACGACGGATATCGACCTCGGTGAGAACGGCTACTTTGTGATCTATGACGAAGAAGGGACGGAAATTCTGCATCCGAGTCTCGAAGGGGAGAACGTCTGGGATGTGCAGGACGAGCAGGGCCGCTTCCTCGTTCAGGATCAGATCCAGGCAGCTCAGGAAGGCGGCGGATTTACCTTCTATTCGTGGGAATTCCCGAATGATCCGGACCGCGTCGGGGAGAAGATCATGTATAACGAACTCGATCCGAACTGGGACTGGGTGGTCACGGCAGGCTCGTATATGGAAGACTACAATGCCGCGTCCAATGCGATTCTCTGGACCGTTGTCTGGACCCTGTCCGGGGCACTGATCCTTGGCGGTGTGGCGATTTTCTTCTTTGCAAGAAGCATTTCAAGGCCTGTCGGTGAGGTGCGCGATCAGCTGAAGGCGATGAGCGACAACAACCTCGTTCTCGATGATCTGCCTGAGGGGCGTAAGGATGAGTTTGGAGATCTTGCCAGGAGCATGAATCAGATGAAAGGCAATACCCGGAATATGGTGGAGCGGATCATCGACTATGCCGGTCAGCTCGCGTCGTCTTCAGAGCAGCTGACGGCAAGCTCGGAAGAGACGACGAAGGCGACGGAACAGGTGACGGAGTCCATTTCCACCATTTCCGAGAGCTCGACGGACCAAAGCGACATGGCGAACGCCATGCAAGAAGATGTGATGGACGTCTCGGAAGTGATTGCAAGGATTCAGGCTAATATGAAGAAGGTCAATGACGCCGTTGAGGACACGACGTCACGGATCGAAGAAGGGAAGCATCAGGTCGATGACTCCTCAGAGAAGATGACGCTCATTCAGGAACAGACCTCCACCGCAGCGGCATCGATCCATGAACTCGGCAAGAAATCGCAGGAGATCGAAGGGATTCTCGGGCTGATCACCGATATTTCCGAACAGACGAATCTCCTTGCACTGAACGCGGCCATTGAAGCGGCGCGTGCCGGTGAACACGGCAAAGGCTTCGCAGTCGTGGCCGACGAAGTCCGAAAGCTCGCGGAAGAATCCAATCAGTCAGCCGGCAAGATCAGCCGGCTCGTCGAAGAGATTCAGCAGGACATCAGTAAAGCGACACACGTCATGAAGGAAAATGAAGCCCGCGTGGACGAAGGGCGCGATTCCATTGCATTAACCGGGGAAGCCTTTGACAAGATCGCCTCCTCGAAGGATACGATCGTCAGCATGTCCGGTGAAGTGTCGAAGCATATCTCGTCAGCCAATTCGACGACGGGCAAGGTGGTCGAAGCGGTGATGAAGACGGTGCAGGGCGTGGAAGAAACGTCTCAGGAAGTGGCGAGCATCGCGTCAAGCGCCGAGGAACAGACGGCTTCGATGGAGGAAGTCGCCTCAGCGGCGGCGGCCCTTTCACAAATCGCCGAAGATCTCGACGATATTGTGCATGTTTTCAAGACCTGA
- a CDS encoding ABC transporter ATP-binding protein, which translates to MIETNELTKRFGDVQAVNRVSVHVQKGSIYGLLGSNGAGKSTLLKLLAGIYRADGGSATVDGQPVYETPKTKARTLFISDQPYFFNQTSLDDMAGFYSGIYPGWNQKRYEQLTGHFEIDKNRKLTQFSKGMQRLAAMILTISSMPDVLILDEPFDGLDPVVRHQMKNILLQEVADRSLTLMVSSHNLREMEDFCDYVGVMHQGGILFERDLDDLKSDIHKIQIAFRQPPGHDKLIEGLDLLHHEKRGSMQMLIVRGDKDEVVSHINAFDPAILDVLPLTLEEVFHYELGGAGYEIRNLIIE; encoded by the coding sequence ATGATTGAAACGAATGAACTGACGAAACGGTTCGGGGATGTGCAGGCTGTCAATCGCGTCAGTGTCCATGTGCAAAAAGGATCGATCTACGGGCTCCTCGGTTCGAACGGCGCAGGGAAATCGACGCTGTTAAAGCTCCTCGCGGGCATTTACCGGGCAGACGGAGGGTCGGCAACCGTCGACGGTCAACCCGTTTACGAGACGCCGAAAACGAAGGCGCGGACCCTGTTCATCTCGGATCAGCCGTACTTCTTTAACCAGACGAGTCTCGATGATATGGCGGGCTTTTACAGCGGGATTTATCCGGGGTGGAATCAGAAGCGCTATGAACAGCTGACGGGTCACTTTGAGATTGATAAAAATCGCAAGCTGACCCAGTTCTCCAAAGGGATGCAGCGGCTTGCGGCGATGATTCTGACGATCTCTTCCATGCCGGATGTGCTCATTCTTGATGAGCCGTTCGACGGACTCGATCCGGTCGTGCGTCACCAGATGAAGAACATTCTCCTTCAGGAAGTAGCGGACCGGTCTCTGACACTGATGGTGTCTTCCCATAACCTGAGGGAGATGGAGGACTTCTGTGACTACGTCGGGGTCATGCATCAGGGCGGGATCCTCTTTGAGCGGGATCTCGATGATCTGAAGAGTGACATCCATAAGATTCAGATTGCCTTCAGGCAGCCGCCGGGTCACGATAAGCTCATTGAAGGGCTTGATCTGTTGCATCACGAGAAGCGGGGCAGCATGCAGATGCTGATCGTCAGAGGGGACAAAGACGAGGTCGTTTCGCATATCAATGCCTTTGATCCGGCGATTCTCGATGTCCTGCCACTGACCCTTGAAGAAGTGTTTCACTATGAACTCGGAGGTGCCGGCTATGAAATCCGAAATCTTATCATTGAATAA
- a CDS encoding (Fe-S)-binding protein produces MDPILINWIMFLLVTAYAVYLFASLVKTRIEYIKLGQKPEFILTSKERWNAVVTMVFGQEKLLKDKKSGIIHVMIFYGFLLVQFSAIDVIWKGLSPGGHLPLGPLYPFFTFFQEIVVVMILIAVFWAFYRRYVEKLVRLKRNFKAGLVLIFIGGLMFSKLFAKGFEMVWLDKELTMSQPIASGIASISGGLGETGAAAGFFIMWWLHLLFLLVFLVYIPQSKHAHLIAGPANVYVGPTHKRGQLESINFEVEDAEKFGKNKIEDFDQKQLLDLYACVECGRCTNMCPASGTGKMLSPMDLILKMRDHLTDTGAAVTSRSSWMPAFAFSNTRGNQLAAAGGDAEALGKLDFNPYDVNLIGDVITEEELWACTTCRNCEDQCPVMNEHVDKIIDMRRYLVLTEGKMETDAQRTMQNIEKQGNPWGINRKEREKWRDGREDIDAPTVKEMKKRGEDFEYLFFVGSMGSYDNRSIKVAQSFAKIMNEAGIKFAILGNKEKNSGDTPRRIGNEFLFQELAADNIAEFEKNDVKKIVTIDPHTYNSFKNEYPEFGLEAEVYHHTELIDQWIREGKLKPVKEVNESIVYHDSCYLGRYNDNYDPPREILNAIPGVKLVEMERNRENGMCCGAGGGMMWMEEDTGTRVNVARTEQALETKATTIGSACPYCLTMLSDGTKAKEVDEDIRTMDVVEILEKSLDIQKPEPEPETADA; encoded by the coding sequence ATGGATCCGATTTTAATCAACTGGATCATGTTTCTTCTTGTAACCGCTTACGCTGTGTATCTCTTTGCAAGCCTTGTGAAGACGCGTATCGAGTACATCAAACTCGGTCAAAAACCTGAATTCATTCTTACCTCCAAAGAGCGTTGGAATGCAGTCGTCACGATGGTATTTGGCCAGGAAAAGCTGTTGAAAGACAAAAAGAGCGGGATCATTCACGTAATGATCTTTTACGGGTTCCTGCTCGTGCAGTTCAGCGCCATCGACGTTATCTGGAAAGGACTCAGTCCCGGCGGGCATCTGCCTTTGGGACCTCTCTATCCGTTCTTCACATTCTTCCAGGAAATCGTTGTGGTCATGATTCTCATTGCGGTGTTCTGGGCCTTTTACCGCCGCTATGTGGAGAAACTCGTCCGCCTTAAACGCAACTTTAAAGCGGGACTCGTACTGATCTTTATCGGCGGTCTGATGTTCTCCAAGCTCTTTGCGAAAGGCTTTGAAATGGTCTGGCTCGATAAGGAACTGACGATGTCCCAGCCGATTGCCTCAGGCATTGCGTCGATCTCAGGCGGGCTCGGGGAAACCGGGGCAGCTGCAGGCTTCTTCATTATGTGGTGGCTGCATCTTCTCTTCCTGCTTGTGTTCCTTGTGTATATTCCGCAATCCAAGCACGCCCACCTCATTGCAGGGCCTGCGAACGTGTATGTCGGACCGACGCATAAGCGCGGTCAGCTTGAATCGATCAACTTCGAAGTGGAAGATGCGGAGAAGTTCGGGAAGAACAAGATCGAAGACTTTGATCAGAAGCAGCTCCTCGATCTCTATGCCTGCGTGGAGTGCGGCCGGTGTACGAATATGTGTCCGGCGTCTGGGACCGGAAAGATGCTGTCCCCGATGGATCTCATTTTGAAGATGCGGGATCACCTCACCGATACAGGAGCCGCCGTGACGAGCCGCTCTTCCTGGATGCCGGCATTTGCCTTCAGCAACACCCGCGGCAATCAGCTCGCAGCCGCCGGTGGGGACGCAGAAGCCCTCGGGAAGCTTGATTTTAATCCGTATGATGTGAACCTGATCGGTGACGTTATCACGGAAGAAGAACTGTGGGCCTGTACGACGTGCCGCAACTGTGAAGATCAGTGTCCGGTGATGAATGAGCACGTCGATAAGATCATCGATATGCGCCGCTACCTGGTCCTGACGGAAGGGAAGATGGAGACGGATGCCCAGCGCACCATGCAGAATATTGAAAAACAGGGCAACCCGTGGGGCATCAACCGGAAAGAACGGGAAAAGTGGCGTGACGGGCGCGAAGATATCGATGCGCCGACGGTCAAAGAAATGAAAAAGCGCGGGGAAGACTTCGAGTACCTCTTCTTTGTCGGATCCATGGGTTCGTATGACAACAGAAGCATCAAGGTCGCCCAGTCTTTTGCCAAGATCATGAACGAGGCGGGCATCAAGTTTGCCATCCTCGGTAACAAAGAGAAGAACTCCGGGGATACGCCGCGCCGGATTGGGAATGAGTTCCTCTTCCAGGAGCTTGCCGCTGACAATATCGCAGAGTTTGAGAAAAACGATGTGAAAAAGATCGTCACCATCGATCCGCATACGTATAACTCCTTTAAAAACGAGTATCCGGAATTCGGACTTGAGGCAGAGGTGTATCACCACACGGAGCTGATTGATCAGTGGATCCGAGAGGGCAAACTGAAGCCGGTGAAGGAAGTGAATGAATCCATCGTCTATCACGATTCCTGCTACCTCGGACGCTACAATGACAACTACGATCCGCCGCGTGAAATCTTAAACGCTATTCCGGGTGTTAAGCTTGTCGAGATGGAACGTAACCGCGAGAACGGCATGTGCTGCGGTGCCGGCGGCGGGATGATGTGGATGGAAGAAGATACCGGTACACGTGTGAACGTGGCGAGAACCGAACAGGCTCTTGAAACGAAGGCAACGACGATCGGCAGCGCCTGCCCGTACTGTCTGACGATGCTCAGTGACGGCACGAAGGCGAAGGAAGTCGATGAAGACATTCGCACGATGGACGTTGTGGAGATTCTTGAGAAATCCCTCGATATTCAAAAGCCTGAACCGGAACCGGAAACGGCAGATGCGTGA
- a CDS encoding DUF1934 domain-containing protein, with protein sequence MPRRKGTVRLMTHKGQAVHVRIHTLITDGDRQESHTMEAGGRLLQGSGLLVIRFTEPKEAGERPTTQQIKCTESEMTVRRQGQVTMNQRFSEGVTTEGVYETPELRMPMETTTTRLSQEWDDVSGRGEIALSYDLVLQGEKTGRYDMTITLKEATAT encoded by the coding sequence GTGCCGAGAAGAAAAGGAACGGTGAGGCTGATGACACACAAAGGGCAGGCGGTGCATGTCCGCATCCATACGTTGATTACCGACGGGGACCGGCAGGAAAGCCATACGATGGAAGCCGGCGGACGTCTGCTTCAGGGGTCGGGGCTCCTGGTGATCCGGTTCACGGAACCGAAAGAGGCCGGGGAACGTCCGACGACCCAGCAGATCAAATGCACAGAGTCGGAGATGACCGTGAGACGTCAGGGACAGGTGACGATGAACCAGCGCTTCTCCGAAGGGGTGACGACGGAAGGCGTATATGAAACGCCCGAGCTTCGCATGCCGATGGAGACGACGACGACACGCCTCTCACAGGAGTGGGATGACGTGAGCGGGCGCGGGGAAATTGCATTAAGCTATGATCTCGTTCTCCAGGGGGAGAAGACGGGACGCTACGATATGACGATTACATTAAAGGAGGCGACTGCCACATGA